The Dasypus novemcinctus isolate mDasNov1 chromosome 2, mDasNov1.1.hap2, whole genome shotgun sequence genome contains the following window.
GCCCCCCATGATTTGTTGGCCCGTCCCCTCGTGAGTCCAAGCAGTAGACATGCTCCAGTCCTAACCCCGGTCCTGGGAGATTAGACTCACTTGTAAATGGGATTTGAAGAGTTTGTTTAGAGGAGGCCAAACTGAATCCACGAGTGGGGCCTTGTAAGCGGAGGAAATCTAGACAAGACGGACGACGGAGCAGGAGGACAGACGGTCGTGGGGCCGGGGCAGAGGTGGACTCATTCATGGCTCACCAGCAGGCATGGCCAAATGCAGCAGGCATTGGGGGAAGTATGAGTCTGCCGACactctgattttggacttctggcatCGGAAGCTGAGAGACAATGGATTCCTGCCGTGTGAGCCAAGCAGCCTGCAGggttttgttacagcagcccagGCAGACTGAGACAGACCCAGAGCTCCTGGCTCCTGATCCCCGTTTCAGACAGCAAGCAGCAGCGCTTCTTTTACCTACATGCAGAGGCCCCCTGAGCAGCCCCACGGAAGACTTGTCATTCGCTGGCCAGCACGGTCCCTtggctgcaagggaggctgggaacaCGGGGAGCAGGATGCCGGCATTGGGTTAGACCGGAGGCTCCTAACCGGGGGCAGTGCTGCCAACTGGGCAATGGCTGGAGGCACCTTGGGTGGTCACAGCTGGttgtgggtggtggtggtgtgggggtgCTACTCGTGTCcagggggcaggggccaggggtgctgctcaatgtcctgcaatgcacaggacagccccccacGGCAAAGAACCATCCAGCCTCAGCATCAGTCATGCCGAGGTTGAGAAACCCCAACTTAGGCTAACCATGAtggattgattgattttttaaaagatttgttttttatttatttctctccccttgccgcCCCCCCACgccacctcagttgtctgctttctgtgtccattcctgtgtgttcttctgtgcacGCTTGTGTtctcatcagtggcaccgggaatctttgtctctttttgttgcatcattttgctgcgtcagctctccatgtgtgcagcgccactcctgggcaggctacactctctttcgcgcagggcggctctccttatggggtgcactccttgcacgtggggctcccctactcgggggacacccctgcgtggaacggcactccttgcgcgcatcagcactgcgcatgggccagcctcaaggaggcctggggtttgaaccctggacctcccatgtggtaggtggacactctatctgttgagccaaatccacttccctaaccaTGATTTATTGCCTGGAGTTGTGTCTCTCGAATGAAATGGAGAGTTCCACGTAGACAGCTCTGCCGTCGCCCTTTACCCGCCCCAGCTCTGTCGATGACGCCAGTGGCAGGAGTCCAGCTCTTGTCTACGTGAACAGAAGCCTGGGTGAGACAGCACTGGGGAGGAGATGAGGACGCTGATGGTCTCGGGGGCAGAAGATGCTTTTGTTGGCCTTGGGGGAGTTTTCTGCAGTCCCTGAAAGGTCTGCATGTCATACACCAATAATCATCAGAGTATGTATTTCACGATTTCCTTACTAGGCGCAGGTCATCAGCATGGCCTTTCCTAGTTGTTTCTTAGGGGATTGAATCCCTGATTGACACCATGACTCAGATCCAAGGGCTGTATCGTAGCAGGATGGCCTTTGTTCTCTGGAGTGTGTTTTTGCCCCAGTTTCATCTTGGAAAGGCAAGAGAGCCACAGGAAGAGGATGCTAAACTTTGGACAGCTGTTCCTTTAGTCTTCCATTAGCATTTGAAAAATGTCTCTTTCGAGCAGCGTTcattaagattttaattttgcaGTTTGTTCCTTCTTAAGTGACATGCAATTAATTAAGGTTTAATGTGTCATCTATTTTTTTCAATGACATTTTTACTGCCCCCTTTTCGTTTTCGTCAGTTTATAAATTGTACTCGAGCTAATGAGTTCCATCCTGACTTCCAGCTCCGAATAATTACCACTCTTCTAATATGGCCCTTCTTTAAAGTGTCACAGAATTAAGGCCGTTCCCAGAAGGGCTCAGGTGAGCTGGAGGCGCCCCAGGCCGTGGGGCCACTGCAGGCTGGCAGGGCGGGCAGGGGCCGAGCTCCCCGCATTTTGGGTTCAGCACGTATTGATCAGCCGCCGCGCGTCGGGACCTTGGGCTCTGCCTGGGATATAAATGCAGAAGCCTCAGGCCCAGTCCTTGGGGAACGTGCAGATGAGATCACTGCCCTAGTTCTCCACGTCGCTTTGCCAGTGGAAATATGACTAATGGGACTTGCTTGAGGAGCTGCGATTGGACTGAGGCTAATTGAACAGAAACTTCTTATTAGTTTCGGTATCACCGAGCAAACATTTATGACAATTCCAAGCCAAGCTGACAAGCTGGCAGTATTTGGAGGGGGAGGCATGGGGAGCTTTATTAAAGAAGTGGCAGGTGGAGCGAGGCTGTCCTCCTGGGTGCCTGGGTGGTGGGACGTGCTCAGGGCTGGGACACCCCGATCTGAGTCCACTCTCCCTGCTGCCAGCTGGGGGGCCTCAGGCTGGCTCCTTGGCCGCTGACCACCACCCATCTGTAAGGAGCCTTGGAAATGCAGGCTCCTGCCAGGCCGGACAGACGCAGCAAAGAAACCAAAGTGAGAGGCGCCTCCTCCGCCCTGCAGAAGCCTGGGGGAGTCTGGTAGAGATGACAGGCCTGGAACCAGCTAACTACCCAGTCAGAGAAGTGGAGGAAGGCCTGACCCCACGTTTCAAGGCATTTGTACGGAAAAAGCAAGGCGATGCAGGGGACGCTAAGTGCTTGGCAAGTGACTGTTACTGCCAGTGGTTTTCAGAGCCTTCTTTTAGGATCATTCAAGTGTTCACAAAGTACCTTTGCCGTCTTTGTCATCTCTGCCGCTGGAAAGTGGCGGAATCTTCTAGCTCTAAAATAGTCCATGATTTGGGTGCTGAATTCAGAAGACTTTTTTAatctagaagagacagagcattAAATGGTACACGTCATGGTTTTTTTGTAATTATAGTAAAGCATCAGGGGACAGTCTGGTGTCGGGGCCCCACAGTAGAGCCTGTTAGGAGGTTTGGGACGTTTGGCTTTTGCCCCGTTCCTCACCCTCGGCTCGGGAAAGCCCTCGCTGCGCCCACCCACGcgtgtctcttttctgtttttcaggGGCAGATGTGCACGCCAGGGACCCGCGCCGCGGGATGTCGCCCCCGGAGTGGGCTGCCTATACGGGGAGATCGGAGGCCGTGCGCCTCATCCAGAGGCTGCTGGAGCGACCCTGCCCCGAGCAGTTTGGGGAAAAGTATAAGCCGGGGTTGCTGCTGGCCCCAGACACGGCTCTGAAGCTGGCGGGCTCCAAGAACTGCTTGCAGAGGTTCCAGGAGTTTGTGCGGTCCACCCTGACCCCGCGCTCGGGCCAGGGCCCGCAGGACGGGGGCGTCCTCGACCACATGGTCAGGATGACCACGAGCCTCTCCAACCCGGCCGTGGCCATCGCCTGCCAGCCCGTGCACCCCCAGAACGTCCCCTGCGTCGTGAAGAGGCAGCTGGCGGTGCGGGAGACCCCGGGAGTCGGTGGGGACGGGGTCCCCCCGGCCCAGGAGCGGGACAAGGCGCCAGACCCCGAGCAACCATTCCGGACCTCCCAGGCCGAGGGGGTCTCCAGAGCGGGGGCCCCGAGAGCCAGCCCGCCGCCCCCGCCTCTGCCAGGGGCCCGGGGGCCCGCGGCGGTCCCACGCAGGGCCGGCCTCCTGGCGCTGCCCCTCGCCAAGAGGAGCAGCGTGCGGCCGGGCGTCGCCGTACCCCGCGTGCGCGTCAGCAAGGCGCCCGCGCCCACCTTCCAGCCCGAGCGGCCGGCGCGGAGGGGCAGCACCAAGGACAGCGCCCACCTGCAGGTCCCCAAGTGGCGGTACAAGGAGGCCaaggaggagaagaggagggcGGAGGAGGCCGAGAGGCAGCGCAAGGCCGAGGCGCAGAAGGAGAGGCGCGCGCCCCCGTGGAGGAAAAGGACGTGAGGGCGGGCGGCCACCCCGGGGGCTGCGCCACCTCTGCGCGCCCGCGCGCCCTGGCGCAAGAGGCACCTGCCGGCGCGCCCCGGGGGGCCGGGCCTGTTGCTCTGGGCAACGGCCTCCAGGAGCGATTTGAGGGGTCACGCAGATTGATTTGCCTAAAACCAGTTCACCTAATGATCAATAAGTGCACCATGTGGCCCCTTAAAGCACCTCcgtgaagattttttttttgtagaccAAATTATTGAAGGGtgttttctgtatgattttgtattttaatcGTTATTTATCAACTTGGCAGCACTTTATGAGGGATGGGGCTCCTGGTACTGCAGGCTACTGTTTTAATACACTTGTCTGAAGACGCTTTGTTTAAAATGGTGTTTccagcaataaatatttatgacattTGTATCATTTCCTGTGGAACTCGTGGACTCCTTTTCTTGCCGTTGGTGTGTTAGCCTTGCCTTCTCACTGGGTGTGCTCTTGTGCACCGTGTGCTCTTAGGATTAATTCAATTAAGTGAGGGGGAATGGTGTTTCTACTTGATGGAGGCATTGACCTTTACAGCAAAATGATCACTTGGGAGAGAGAGATCAGacctcattttgttttgttttttgagctaTTTGTACAGTGATAATAATGAAGGGAAATAATACATACATTGTCAAATTATGAAACAATTCATAGGTAAACATGTATTTATTGCTAAAACTAGACTCATTAAGCAAGGAACGTTAGCTAAACTGGATATAAagtccttaatatatttttaaaaatagacataatAGAGAAGGAAATAATCATTTAATTAAAATGGGGGCAAACTTGTTAAGTGTTTACTAAAAATGCAAACTTCTCTTCGATTATCTAGAGACTTATCTTAGGTAAATGGAATCCAGATATccttaaaatataaagaagatgtaaaaagagtaaaaagaaccCAGAATTAATCAAAACCACCAGAATGGGGAGGGGGGTAGGTAACTTTTAGAGGAACATGTTATTAGAATTGAGTTTTGCATGAACTTGTTACAAATTCTAGAGTGGGCAGGGCACACCCCTCCTCCAGACCCAATCCCAAAGATTTCCTGCTCTGGATATTCCTTTCCTCCGATGCCCAGTTTGTTCTCATGCCTACTTTATAAAATTCCCAAGAAGCAGGGCACGTATGTGGGTGGTCCTGGGCTCCAAACTCTCAGCAGGGATGTTCTGTCCATATTTTAATCTCCAAAGCCCTGAGAAATTGTCATGCATCTCTGGCTATCTGGGTTGTGGAATATCTGTCACATCTATGCTGCTGACAGCACTTAATTTAAATAGGGACCCTCATTGGAAGCCGTGGATTTAGAATAGTTCAGCCCATTTAGGGAGCCCTTTGCTGTAACCCCGATGCCCGGTTGGGGCATGCTCCCCGACTGTGTCATGACGTGAGCGGGAGACGGTGGCGCTggcttctcctctctcctccgCTTGGCCTCCTCAGGTGTCGTGTGATCGGGGATCTCGAACCTGCCTCCCCGAAACCCAGACTGCAGTGGGCATTGGGCTGCACCCGGTCTGATGGGAGATGGGTGTGATGATGGCACAGCTTTTTAAAGTCCGATGTTGGCAGAGTCTTGTTTCACCCTAGGGGGCCAGCAAGCCGCATGCCACAGAGGCAGGTGCCCTTTGGCTACTGGTTGGCGTGGGAACCCTCGTGGCCTGGTCGCTGGGATCGGCCGCGTCCCCTTGGGTCCAGCCTCCTGTGGGTGACGAGGCCTGCGACCTCGCTCATCTGTGGGTGTTGTCTCTCCTGGACGCACTCCCCGCCCCTCAGCTCCTTGCACCCATAATTCACGGCCTCACTCAACAGGCTGTGGGCTCCGCCCTCCTCTCTCAGCCTGGGACCCGGGGGGCTCTAATCCAGCCGTCCTCCACCCCGGCTGCCCCTGAGAACCATCCGGGAGCGTCGAAGCAattccagcccctgcccttcaGCCGAGGCTCTCAGCTCATCAGCCTGGGGGAGCTGCATCCCCAGGATTTTGTCAACCCTCCCCGCGGGCGACCACACTGTGCGATGGGGGTTGAGAACCATGGCGCTCACCCCGGGGGGTGCCAGCGCGCCCCACCGCCCCTGAGGGGTCTCCTCCAAGCCGCGCACCCTGAGCCCCGTCAGCTCCCACGAGAGCGCCCTCCGCCTAAGAGCCTCGAATTGCCGCTGGTGCGGCCAGGGCTGGGCAGGCTCTGCCCGGGGGGACTTGGGGTCCCCCCCCTCCGTGGGTTGCTCAGGATGCCCCCCGCCACCTTCACGGGGAGCCAGAAGGCCCTCGCTTCTACCCCAGGGCTCCGGTCCTCACCTGCGTATCCATCCTAGGACTGGTCAGGACTGTGTACTTCTGGCCTCTACCTCATCACAACCCATTTGTGGTCTGGCCTGATGGGTCAGCACTGTGACTGGAAAGTTCTGGAAATTTCCTCAGACCCCAAGCTGCTCCGAACCGGACAGAGTCGGAGATTT
Protein-coding sequences here:
- the ANKRD33B gene encoding ankyrin repeat domain-containing protein 33B, producing MVLLAGPGPEGGGARCVTPQLPSPPPSAPAAEDPADYEDYEDFSGLPDTRSVASDDSFYPPRGQEERGAGSAAAISEGVPEAATLLRAACANDVGLVRALVRRGPSVEEVQETDRNGRTGLIVACYHGFVDTVVALAECPHVDVNWQDSEGNTALITAAQAGHATITSYLLNYFPGLDLERRNVFGLTALMKAAVQGRTECIRALMLAGADVHARDPRRGMSPPEWAAYTGRSEAVRLIQRLLERPCPEQFGEKYKPGLLLAPDTALKLAGSKNCLQRFQEFVRSTLTPRSGQGPQDGGVLDHMVRMTTSLSNPAVAIACQPVHPQNVPCVVKRQLAVRETPGVGGDGVPPAQERDKAPDPEQPFRTSQAEGVSRAGAPRASPPPPPLPGARGPAAVPRRAGLLALPLAKRSSVRPGVAVPRVRVSKAPAPTFQPERPARRGSTKDSAHLQVPKWRYKEAKEEKRRAEEAERQRKAEAQKERRAPPWRKRT